In Arachis stenosperma cultivar V10309 chromosome 1, arast.V10309.gnm1.PFL2, whole genome shotgun sequence, one DNA window encodes the following:
- the LOC130933911 gene encoding uncharacterized protein LOC130933911 — protein sequence MERFCNASELPRDVWVAIAIKVATTSIEDLCRFRMTCCVARDVGDDDNVLRMVAIPPPHELNWVWIRDPIGRRFFERCIEIGHPELLFREALRELYIRRNHAVGWEMLQNAARNGLDAAKYALSMELLLQRDDRDAKKEGLELFRTLEAGNLLPACYSSCFAVLTISWPDEVQMSDKGEEHTVCDSTRCMTQGHMGLLYDYRRRAAERGSIHGVGGANHIRCIGCRADYEVERFIDIARV from the coding sequence ATGGAGCGTTTCTGTAACGCCTCTGAACTACCCCGCGACGTTTGGGTAGCCATAGCCATTAAAGTCGCGACGACATCGATTGAGGACCTGTGCAGGTTCCGTATGACGTGTTGCGTTGCGCGCGATGTAGGCGACGACGATAATGTCCTCAGGATGGTTGCCATACCACCTCCGCATGAACTGAATTGGGTGTGGATACGGGACCCTATTGGGCGAAGATTTTTCGAGAGGTGCATTGAGATTGGTCACCCGGAACTTCTGTTTCGGGAGGCGCTGCGGGAGCTCTACATAAGACGTAACCACGCTGTAGGATGGGAAATGCTGCAAAATGCAGCAAGGAATGGGCTGGACGCAGCCAAGTACGCACTTTCAATGGAGTTGCTCCTCCAAAGGGACGACAGAGACGCCAAAAAAGAAGGTTTGGAACTTTTTCGTACGCTCGAAGCAGGTAACTTACTCCCGGCATGTTACTCGAGTTGCTTCGCAGTCCTCACAATTTCTTGGCCAGATGAAGTCCAAATGTCGGATAAGGGAGAGGAACATACAGTATGTGACTCGACCAGATGCATGACCCAAGGCCACATGGGTCTTCTCTATGACTACCGCCGAAGGGCGGCAGAGCGGGGCTCCATCCACGGTGTCGGAGGCGCCAACCATATTCGGTGCATTGGTTGTCGCGCCGACTACGAGGTGGAACGTTTCATTGACATAGCTAGGGTTTAG
- the LOC130933919 gene encoding putative F-box protein At1g67623 produces the protein MAGSSQEDKTKLEVSIQHECLPNILPVELWSIIATMVASNLIEDLFNMQASCRLFASACNSDAVYRHALVSVLPIACFLDYSGTPAMTFLRRCARARNPAAMLRVGMSHLFWCGHRRGGMRTLTEAAELGDVEACYIAAMLLLSLGDKTDDEVSRGFELFCVVRESGKVERCREVFMQVFAGPWFDIPPANPEDSVSCRSGSCRTRGTIGDDSDLSSVACVQCLAEYEMRKFLGLIAFK, from the coding sequence ATGGCCGGAAGTTCCCAAGAGGACAAAACGAAACTGGAGGTATCCATTCAGCACGAGTGTCTGCCGAATATTCTTCCTGTCGAATTATGGTCGATTATTGCGACGATGGTTGCATCGAATTTGATTGAGGATCTGTTCAACATGCAGGCGAGTTGCAGGTTATTTGCATCTGCATGCAATTCCGACGCCGTGTACAGGCACGCGTTGGTGTCGGTGTTGCCTATCGCTTGCTTCCTCGACTACTCCGGTACGCCTGCAATGACATTTCTGCGTCGATGCGCCAGAGCGCGGAATCCGGCTGCTATGCTCCGCGTTGGGATGTCTCATTTATTCTGGTGTGGCCACCGCAGAGGTGGTATGCGGACCCTGACCGAGGCAGCAGAGTTGGGCGATGTGGAGGCCTGCTACATCGCTGCGATGCTGCTTCTGTCGCTCGGTGACAAAACAGATGATGAGGTCAGCCGTGGATTTGAACTCTTTTGCGTCGTTCGTGAGTCCGGCAAAGTCGAAAGGTGCAGGGAGGTCTTCATGCAGGTGTTCGCCGGTCCGTGGTTCGATATACCCCCGGCGAACCCAGAAGATTCTGTGTCATGCCGTTCCGGTAGTTGCCGTACCCGTGGGACCATTGGTGACGACAGCGATCTGTCCAGTGTGGCGTGTGTGCAATGCCTGGCCGAATACGAGATGCGGAAGTTCTTGGGACTTATTGCGTTTAAGTAG